The following are encoded together in the Daucus carota subsp. sativus chromosome 5, DH1 v3.0, whole genome shotgun sequence genome:
- the LOC108222536 gene encoding zinc finger BED domain-containing protein RICESLEEPER 2-like yields the protein MDVDTRWNSTYEMIVASLELRPAIERLKELDSEFKCMPSEIEWENGKKVCDCLKIFSDITKKHSGVKYPTANLYFIDVIQIRRSIKMWVESSDEWICLMGSKMQLKFDKYWDECNKLLTVAVILDPRYKMAIVSYAYKGVYDLQADFYILEIREFLSKIFKEYSDKYEKSSGLVDSSRLGSGLGGSSISGEWLGGFQDFVASSNLGEQARKSELDEYLKEGLFPMDNDSEFDILNWWKLNGPKFPILARMAQDILAIPTSSVASESSFSKCRRVITDTRSSLQSESVETLMCVKDWLPDIRDGTGPTDQSEDIAEDDLSYGEWDMEF from the exons ATGGATGTAGACACCCGTTGGAACTCAACTTATGAAATGATAGTTGCATCTCTTGAACTCCGTCCCGCTATTGAACGTCTAAAAGAATTAGATTCTGAATTTAAGTGTATGCCTTCGGAAATCGAGTGGGAGAATGGAAAGAAAGTGTGTGATTGTTTAAAGATTTTTTCAGATATAACAAAAAAACATTCCGGTGTCAAATATCCCACTGCAAATCTGTATTTTATTGATGTGATTCAAATTCGTAGAAGCATCAAGATGTGGGTTGAATCTAGTGATGAATGGATTTGTCTCATGGGTTCAAAGATGCAACTGAAATTTGACAAGTATTGGGATGAATGTAATAAGTTGTTAACGGTTGCTGTTATTCTTGATCCTAGATATAAGATGGCTATAGTTTCCTATGCATATAAAGGTGTTTATGATCTCCAAGCTGATTTTTATATATTGGAGATACGTGAGTTTTTGTCAAAGATTTTTAAAGAATATTCTGATAAATATGAAAAGAGCAGCGGGCTTGTGGACAGTTCTCGTTTGGGCAGTGGATTAGGTGGAAGTTCAATTAGTGGAGAATGGTTGGGTGGTTTCCAAGATTTTGTTGCAAGTAGTAATTTAGGGGAACAAGCAAGAAAGAGTGAGTTGGATGAATACTTGAAAGAAGGTTTGTTTCCAATGGATAATGATTCTGAATTTGACATTCTTAATTGGTGGAAGCTTAATGGCCCTAAATTTCCGATACTTGCACGGATGGCGCAAGATATTCTGGCTATACCTACATCTTCAGTTGCATCTGAGAGTTCGTTTAGTAAGTGTCGGAGAGTTATCACAGACACACGTTCCTCTCTACAATCTGAGTCAGTTGAGACCTTAATGTGTGTCAAGGATTGGCTCCCTGACATTAGAGATGGTACTGGACCTACTG atCAATCTGAAGATATTGCAGAGGATGATTTAAGCTACGGTGAGTGGGATATGGAGTTCTGA
- the LOC108220462 gene encoding polygalacturonase inhibitor yields MNIESSFCPILCICMIFLCLPNLSASQRCNNNDKQALLQIKTALKNPTITDSWVSDDDCCGWDLVECDETSNRIISLIIQDDEALTGQIPPQVGDLPYLQALWFRKLPNLFGKIPEEISALKDLKSLRLSSTSLSGPVPLFFPQLTKLTCLDLSFNKLLGVIPPQLSTLPNLKALHLERNELTGEIPDIFGNFAGSPDIYLSHNQLTGFVPKTFARADPIRLDFSGNRLEGDISFLFGPKKRLEMLDFSGNVLSFNFSRVQEFPPSLTYLDLNHNQISGSLSSELAKLDLQTFNVSDNNLCGKIPTGGNLQRFDRTAYLHNSCLCGAPLPEC; encoded by the coding sequence ATGAATATTGAATCATCTTTCTGCCCTATTTTGTGCATATGCATGATTTTCCTCTGCCTTCCAAACCTCTCTGCATCACAAAGATGCAACAACAACGACAAGCAAGCTTTACTCCAAATCAAAACAGCCTTGAAAAACCCCACCATTACAGACTCATGGGTGTCAGACGACGATTGTTGTGGTTGGGACCTAGTCGAATGTGACGAAACCAGCAACCGCATAATTTCCCTCATAATTCAAGACGACGAAGCTCTCACCGGCCAAATCCCACCTCAGGTGGGAGACCTACCATACCTCCAAGCCTTATGGTTCCGTAAACTCCCCAATCTTTTCGGAAAAATCCCAGAAGAAATTTCTGCACTCAAAGACCTAAAATCCCTCAGACTCAGCTCGACCAGTCTCAGTGGCCCTGTCCCTTTATTCTTCCCTCAGCTTACGAAACTAACTTGTTTAGACTTATCGTTTAACAAACTTTTGGGTGTAATCCCTCCTCAGCTTTCCACTCTTCCGAACCTTAAAGCCCTGCACTTAGAACGTAACGAACTCACCGGTGAAATCCCCGATATCTTTGGGAATTTTGCTGGATCCCCGGACATATATCTTTCGCATAACCAGCTCACCGGGTTTGTTCCCAAAACTTTTGCTAGAGCAGATCCAATTAGGCTCGACTTCTCAGGGAACAGACTAGAAGGTGATATTTCATTCTTGTTTGGGCCTAAAAAACGCTTGGAAATGCTAGATTTTTCAGGAAACGTGCTTAGTTTCAATTTCTCCAGGGTGCAGGAGTTTCCACCCTCTTTGACATACTTAGACTTGAACCATAACCAGATCAGCGGAAGTCTGTCGAGTgaattggctaaattggacctgcagACATTTAACGTCAGTGATAATAATCTCTGCGGCAAGATTCCAACAGGGGGAAACCTCCAGAGATTCGACCGTACGGCCTATCTCCACAACAGTTGCTTGTGTGGTGCTCCATTGCCAGAATGCTAG